A single region of the Streptomyces sp. NBC_01262 genome encodes:
- a CDS encoding phosphatase, translating to MSFATAPSRQSLAEHLVRTRIAGDVATPRENNLSHYRKLSQGDRYFWFGLELGDRWTDEQDVLAVMADRCGVDDDPANRTGQDTIDPELTIDALDRAATRLRKAAEAGQRVLFATGHPGGLLDVHRKTAAAMRGAGCDIVRIPGGLTADEGGVFQFCDVAMLERGATLWHTHSAAPMAAILDALEAQGQPLPDLVVADHGWAGCAGQRGIDAIGYADCNDPALFIGEAEGTVSVTIPLDDHVIDPRFYDPLTAYLLDAAGLEPQP from the coding sequence ATGTCCTTTGCCACCGCACCGTCCCGCCAATCGCTCGCCGAGCATCTCGTCCGCACCCGCATAGCGGGCGATGTCGCCACCCCCCGCGAGAACAACCTCTCCCACTACCGCAAGCTCTCGCAGGGCGACCGGTACTTCTGGTTCGGGCTCGAACTCGGCGACCGGTGGACGGACGAGCAGGACGTGCTCGCGGTGATGGCGGACCGATGCGGGGTCGACGACGATCCCGCGAACCGCACCGGGCAGGACACCATCGACCCCGAGCTGACCATCGACGCCCTCGACCGGGCGGCAACCCGCCTGCGCAAGGCGGCGGAGGCAGGGCAGCGTGTGCTGTTCGCGACCGGCCACCCGGGCGGGCTGCTCGACGTGCACCGCAAGACGGCCGCCGCCATGCGCGGCGCCGGCTGCGACATCGTCCGGATACCCGGCGGGCTGACCGCCGACGAGGGCGGCGTCTTCCAGTTCTGCGACGTGGCCATGCTGGAGCGCGGCGCCACGCTCTGGCACACCCACTCCGCCGCCCCCATGGCCGCGATCCTCGACGCCCTCGAAGCCCAGGGGCAGCCGCTGCCGGACCTCGTCGTCGCCGACCACGGCTGGGCGGGCTGCGCGGGCCAGCGCGGCATCGACGCGATCGGCTACGCCGACTGCAACGACCCGGCGCTCTTCATCGGCGAGGCCGAAGGCACGGTCTCGGTGACCATCCCGCTCGACGACCACGTGATCGACCCGCGCTTCTACGACCCGCTGACGGCGTATCTCCTGGACGCGGCAGGACTGGAGCCGCAGCCCTGA
- a CDS encoding PucR family transcriptional regulator, whose product MPQSSGPTGSTGPTGPPTPAVPLSALLALTELGLRKVAGPEEDVPLRWVHTSEMADPLPYLLGGELLLTAGAHFESAAGAGAYLDRYVARAVDGGAAALGFGLAPVHDETPRALVAACERYGLPLVEVPPATPFTTVARAVWQAMAEARDRELRRVTEAQQALASAAARPDPVPAVLRRLARSATGWAALVSPGGQELYAAGPAPAAEVREAARRLAGTVRPAPASATDTVGGLQLAAYALAGGAPGDRPVLVVVTGHRDPAGHTIGGVAAVLLSLLTGPHLGTAEAGRSAALVRLLLGAPPEEAAPLLGARAQWTVVHALRRGPAAGPLAAAALGTALGTALFDGQPDTDIGTGTVKLLLPAGREVTPQPGWTLGVSGPVGAGELPAGDAQAAGALRRAVATRSAMALHRGGDTGVAGLVSPGEARDHARATLAPVADSAALVATLRAWLALHGSWDRTAVALQVHRNTVRQRIARAAALLDMDLDDPDTRMELWFALRWI is encoded by the coding sequence ATGCCGCAATCCTCAGGGCCGACCGGCTCGACCGGGCCGACCGGGCCGCCGACGCCGGCCGTGCCGCTGTCGGCCCTGCTCGCCCTGACCGAACTCGGCCTGCGCAAGGTCGCCGGGCCGGAGGAGGACGTGCCCCTGCGCTGGGTGCACACCAGCGAGATGGCGGATCCGCTTCCCTATCTGCTGGGCGGCGAACTGCTGCTCACCGCCGGAGCGCACTTCGAGTCGGCGGCGGGCGCGGGCGCCTACCTCGACCGCTATGTGGCCCGCGCCGTCGACGGCGGTGCGGCGGCCCTCGGTTTCGGGCTCGCCCCTGTGCACGACGAGACCCCTCGCGCCCTGGTCGCCGCCTGCGAGCGCTACGGGCTGCCCCTGGTCGAGGTCCCGCCCGCCACCCCTTTCACCACTGTCGCCCGCGCGGTCTGGCAGGCCATGGCCGAGGCCCGGGACCGGGAACTGCGCCGGGTCACCGAGGCCCAGCAGGCCCTCGCGTCGGCCGCCGCCCGTCCCGACCCGGTGCCGGCGGTGCTGCGCAGGCTCGCCCGGAGCGCGACCGGCTGGGCGGCCCTGGTCTCGCCGGGCGGCCAGGAGCTCTACGCGGCCGGGCCCGCCCCCGCCGCGGAGGTCCGCGAAGCCGCCCGACGGCTGGCCGGGACGGTCCGGCCGGCCCCCGCGTCCGCCACCGACACGGTCGGAGGGCTGCAGCTGGCGGCGTACGCCCTCGCCGGGGGCGCGCCGGGCGACCGGCCGGTGCTGGTGGTCGTCACCGGGCATCGCGATCCCGCCGGCCACACCATCGGAGGCGTCGCCGCCGTTCTGCTGTCCCTGCTGACCGGCCCGCACCTGGGGACAGCCGAGGCGGGCCGGTCAGCGGCCCTGGTACGGCTGCTGCTCGGCGCGCCGCCCGAGGAGGCCGCCCCGCTCCTGGGAGCGCGGGCGCAGTGGACCGTGGTGCACGCCCTGCGCAGGGGGCCGGCCGCCGGTCCCCTGGCGGCGGCCGCGCTCGGGACGGCCCTGGGCACGGCGCTGTTCGACGGCCAGCCCGACACAGACATCGGCACCGGCACCGTGAAACTGCTGCTGCCGGCCGGCCGTGAGGTCACGCCCCAGCCGGGCTGGACGCTCGGGGTGAGCGGCCCGGTGGGCGCGGGTGAACTCCCCGCCGGTGATGCGCAGGCGGCGGGAGCGCTGCGCCGGGCCGTGGCCACCCGGTCCGCGATGGCCCTGCACCGTGGCGGCGACACGGGAGTGGCCGGGCTCGTCTCCCCCGGTGAGGCGCGGGACCACGCCCGGGCCACGCTCGCGCCCGTCGCGGACTCCGCCGCGCTCGTGGCGACCCTGCGCGCGTGGCTCGCGCTGCACGGCAGCTGGGACCGCACAGCCGTGGCCCTGCAGGTGCACCGCAACACCGTGCGCCAGCGGATCGCCCGCGCGGCGGCGCTGCTGGACATGGATCTGGACGATCCGGACACCCGTATGGAGCTGTGGTTCGCGCTGCGCTGGATCTGA